One Nitrospirota bacterium DNA segment encodes these proteins:
- a CDS encoding ferredoxin, with protein MKKIPFVDFGLCEGCGSCSAVCPEVFETRDDGKAYVIGPNKCNTCDCQEAADICPVQAITFFEE; from the coding sequence ATGAAAAAAATACCATTTGTTGATTTTGGATTGTGCGAGGGCTGTGGCTCATGCAGTGCGGTCTGCCCAGAGGTGTTTGAAACGAGGGACGATGGAAAGGCATATGTTATAGGTCCTAATAAATGTAATACCTGCGATTGTCAGGAGGCAGCAGATATATGCCCTGTTCAGGCAATTACATTTTTCGAGGAATAA
- a CDS encoding superoxide dismutase, whose translation MAYTAKDYSRLIGMQGFSETLLKNHFTLYSGYVTNTNKLLETLTAMLKDGKTNTPEYAELKRRLGWEFNGMRLHEYYFENLGGKGKLDETGRLMKGLCESFGSYELWEKDFRTVGSMRGIGWACLYQDIMEGRLINFWINEHDVSHPAGCNLILIMDVFEHAFMLDYGLKRADYIEAFFKNIHWLQVEARLK comes from the coding sequence ATGGCTTACACAGCAAAAGACTATTCAAGACTCATTGGTATGCAGGGCTTTTCAGAGACCCTTCTAAAAAATCACTTCACCCTTTATTCAGGGTATGTGACAAACACAAACAAACTTCTTGAAACACTTACTGCGATGCTTAAGGATGGGAAAACCAATACACCTGAATATGCAGAGCTTAAAAGAAGGCTCGGCTGGGAGTTTAATGGAATGAGGCTTCATGAATATTATTTTGAAAACTTAGGAGGAAAAGGTAAACTGGACGAGACAGGAAGGCTGATGAAAGGACTCTGTGAGTCCTTTGGAAGTTATGAGCTATGGGAGAAAGATTTCAGGACAGTTGGAAGTATGAGGGGAATTGGCTGGGCATGCCTTTATCAGGATATAATGGAAGGAAGACTTATTAATTTCTGGATTAATGAGCACGATGTCTCACACCCAGCAGGTTGTAACCTCATACTCATCATGGATGTTTTTGAGCATGCCTTTATGCTCGATTACGGACTTAAAAGAGCAGACTACATAGAGGCATTCTTTAAAAACATACATTGGTTGCAGGTAGAGGCAAGATTAAAATAA
- a CDS encoding TraR/DksA C4-type zinc finger protein — MKSLRDVSRFHGHMCPGLALGYRVSEFALRKLGTRAKDEEIVAVVENDSCAVDAIQVMTGCTFGKGNLIFKDYGKQVYTFIQRGIRKPKVNALRISVKWQSPEETPIETSMWQRYMKGQRTPVVLKAVHKRKSKKINAILNAKDRELFDVRVKKIKPPLEAHIWVSIPCSVCGEKVMETRARIKEGKVMCIPCLERDR; from the coding sequence ATGAAGTCTCTAAGGGATGTCTCTCGGTTTCACGGGCATATGTGTCCGGGGCTTGCACTGGGCTACAGGGTCTCTGAATTTGCACTCAGGAAATTAGGCACAAGGGCAAAGGACGAGGAGATTGTGGCAGTCGTGGAGAACGACTCATGCGCAGTGGATGCCATTCAGGTTATGACCGGGTGCACATTTGGCAAGGGAAATCTGATATTTAAGGATTACGGAAAACAGGTCTATACATTCATACAAAGGGGTATAAGAAAGCCAAAAGTCAATGCCTTGAGAATCTCGGTTAAATGGCAGTCTCCAGAGGAAACACCTATAGAGACCTCGATGTGGCAGAGGTATATGAAAGGACAAAGAACACCTGTGGTATTAAAGGCAGTGCATAAGAGAAAATCTAAAAAGATAAATGCTATACTGAATGCCAAAGACAGAGAGCTTTTTGATGTCAGAGTGAAGAAGATTAAGCCTCCTTTGGAGGCACATATATGGGTGAGCATTCCCTGTAGTGTTTGCGGAGAAAAGGTTATGGAGACAAGGGCAAGAATTAAAGAGGGAAAGGTTATGTGTATTCCATGTTTGGAGAGAGATAGATGA